ACGCGATGGTGTTAGCGGTATTCCGATCGCGGAGCAAGAGGTAGTTGAATACTggttaaaaccaaaattttatagTCGGGCTCCTTTAAGATGGGATTAACGCAATGGTTCATTATTAAGCTCGAAAGTCAGTACTTTACGTTGTAGTACTGACTGCTGACTGAGGATTCATTTCAAATGGACAACCTTGGGAGTCCGTTTAATTGAATCCGAAACCAGCAAGTAGAGTTCCTGTCGAGTCATATAGTCCTTTCATAAAAATGTTGCAATaaatttgcttttttggattattttattttgaagaaacttacagcgcctcgaaaatcgcaaaaacggctcaattgaattggctgcaaaaaatgCACAgaatacaaatatgacaacaaatatccaaaaaaccaAAACATAGCGAAAACAATAAGagaaaaatacttaattaaatacccaatcaaatttatatttttaaaatttgaatcggCCTGTTTGTCCACCTCTTTGAACCCTCGAAATGATTATTCATTATCATAAGAACTTTAATTCCGACCCATTGAGCAgaataaaaatgtacctattcatAAATATGCCTTTAAAGAGATAGGTAAGTCTTTAtttttacagaaaaatatttaagcGATTTATGGGTATTCCGTTCGTCTATAaaatttaatcttattttgaaATAAGTTAGAAGCTGTACTGACCCTTTTCAAGTGTCTGAAACTTagaaattacttattttttgcTTGTACTTAATATTCTGTTTGGTTAGCTGAGGATAGATACTTAGATAGATAGgataaggttaggttaggtgaggatgaagttaaaattatatttaagaaGTGAGCCATTTTACTTGTTTTTGTtgagattattttattattatatcgcataatttttctgataaataaatatatagcttagggacaatcttacacagatcgacctagacTCAATATGGgtactagacaacgatatacatacgtacgagtatatagataaaaacatacttatatatatagaaaacacccataactcaggaacataatatatctgtggtcatcacacaaataaatgtccttaccgagattcgaacccgggccatcggcttcataggcagggtcactaccctctTCAAATCTCCTTCCTTTTTATGTCGTTTTTCTAAAGCTACAAACAACGAATAAAATTTCTCAAAACAATGATTCTAATTTCTTTTATACCTACCTCCAAGTCGGCAGTAGAAACAATTTCTCCTTATTTCCTTCCTAAGCCACATTAAACTCATTATTCCCAAAATGGCTGCTAAATACTGATATACTTGATATATACCTAAATCAATTTACAAATACACTCAATTTAACACTTTATTTTCATTCTATAAGTCACATAATAGAATGCATTTCCAAATTTGCTTAGGGCCATATACTCCGCCTCCTGTTCTGTAGCGCCACCAACCGTGAAATTGACGCCAAAAAACAACCTCGAAAACCGTGCTCCGGTTTATCCCGCTTTAATCCGGATTTCTGGACAGTATTGCTGGTTAGTTGGTAGAATTCGCAGTTTTAATACACGGCTATGGGTTTAACCGGGACGGATCTTTGTTTAATAAAATGGTGTGCtgctttttcaatttttaaggTTAAATCTATCTgacagaaacggttttggacagagaagcatggcggtctttggtgtcgaaagccaagatccactttgggtcgctgcgccacagcagtaagtaattCTAGCTGCCCGTTTTCATTTGAACTTCTACTTTAAAGCACGACTTTCTAAGTTGAccttcctttttttcaaaacttacaaaatattttttttaagcgaaacctatataTCTACAAAacattatgctgaagcgatcgacatgaaaattaattttgtaatttgttaagatttagttagtggaaaacgttttctcccgaaatggaatttcatacaaaaaataccgttatttcgctaggatcgcaaagctattcttccctcttaagtttttcacacaaaactagtttttgctctttttttataagctggagctatttaaactaattataggcatatacatactatttatattgtatgtgcaaagtttcattacatcacaattaattttaaattgagaaCGAAAACCGTTTGTaagggaaggtgaaattcggccgagtaAGCTGCGGACTCTAAAGCTGTTTCGAAATACCAGATCACTTGGTTTTGTCAGCGCCCTGGGCGAGAAATTAGTAAACATTCCATGTTTTGTAAAACAAAGTTAAAGGTGAAACAAGTGAGCGGAAAACACGAAAATGTTTCCAAGATTCTTAATTATATTAACAGaacaattccaacaatataatgtgctACTGATCTAATATGGAGCTGACATTATTCCAATCAGGGATGTCACGAATCTCGCATTCTTCACGAATCcgaatgtccaggatgcgaatgGCCGAATCCGAAGGCGAATACGAATATTAgggaatatgtagttgttattatcgtTCCCAATTAGAAAAAATCtgttagtacataaaacatatgTAACTTTAGAACGGGATGTTATAAAGTGTTGAAAAATGCTGTGTACTGGTCAAAATTTAGGTATTACTTGAAATTAGTTTGCGCGCACTGCACATACGCGAGTCGACGAGACAGGACCCGACCTGCGCACACTCGTATTCGCAAAACATTCACTTCATTTAATGCTAATGTGAACGTCgatgcgaatgtttaaaatgatgcgaatattGATATCTATATATGCGAATATTTTTGACATCCCTTATTCAAAAATGAGATGGGTTCCAattccaatctcctttagaggacctgctgaattgcgcatatGTTAAGCTTCAACCAACCTGCGCCCATatgtggaatactgttcgcaaCTATGGGCAgaggcaccccagtaccagcagCAGTTGGATGCGATCCAACTGGTGCTCTGGACcacatccaacgaagagcgactcatattgtcgactgccagcgtatttcggatcgtcttgactccttggcgctgcgtagagatatggcctcgctctgcattctCTATCGCATATagaacggggagtgctccgaggaattgttccgattaatccctgccgcttacgcgacaacatttccatcctcatcACTTAGATGGTTAACTGACTgactttttcctaatttttctAATACTCGAACTATTTATGCTAATatcttaatttcaattttgttatttttgaatgcttagatttgacacattaaaatacacattgtacctgaatagtcctaacaccttatgttactgtattttttcaaataaataaatgattgattgaacagtcctcaactgagcgtttctccagaaacttcctacTTCGTAAACTATGGAataaactgtcgcctgcggtttttacggaccaatacgaccttcaaactttcaagaaaagagcgtagtTCAATCTTAAAGACCGGCAACGCACTCACAAATCCTCTGGGGTTTGGGGGGGTCCATgggtggcggtaatcgcttactatcaggtgaTCTGTCTGCAAATTAGAAACAATTAGTTGCGATCGCAGGAAGACGATGGATGACAGCAGCATACGACCGGTCGTTATAGAGATCCCTGGGTGAGGCCTACGTCCAGCAGTTAACGTTTTTTGGCTgacatgatgatgatgtatgTTTAACTGCGTAAACCAGTTCTACTcttaaaaaaagtgtatttgtgtttatatatttttattgctcgTTCCATATTTTGTTGTTCAGTTCTTGCTTATCGCCCTTTGATAATCTCCAATGTCCTTGTACAGAAGGTCTAGGAAGGTCATCCGCTCGTGCATCGGTCTGGAACCTAGGCGTAGTTCAGTGTTTATCTCCAAATATGGCAGTTTGTCCCGGGATACGCGTGGCCATTGAAGTGGAATTAACGTTGATGGTTTTGGTGTTGgatttctaaaaaaattgaatacatTATGGAATGTTCAATTATTCAGACAAATGTTATTTCACAAGTTTCACAATCATTAGTCGATTTCGCCGAATGATCAAGGGCCAACTCAAAAATATAATTCGTAGGATTTCCCAACCTAACAGTTAGACAACTGTATGTTTGGACAACTAcgtacaaatacattttttatgctACCTTTTGTGTAGCAGAATGACTTTCAAAATCAAAAGTTTGTTTTTGAAATTTAACATATTATGATGCAAAAAACTAGGTTCTAGATCTAGCCGGCTCGCATTGCTCGCTTGGCTACGCGCATTGACTTCGTCGCACCTCAGTTGACTCTATCAAATAACTAGACgttattgtattaataaatagaTTAGCTGACAGAAATgtttttcaaatgttttatgtcataaaattaatCTACTTAACAATGACAGAAAGAGGTGGCGgcaaattgtcaaagagaagcTGCTCCTTAGAAGTGGCCACGACCctcagtgatgaggaaaccgatgcaaggaGGGGGAAGGACTTAACAATAATTGTATCAAGTAATACGTTAACATATCATAAAAATTTGCTAAATGTTCACGCCAAAGTAAATCATCTGTGAAAAGATAGTAAGCAAGTGAGATCCGGGCAATATaacttcggcgaaaaggcagaacaCCATTATGGACACTATTGAACACGAAAAAGTAATTCTGTGGCATTTTGTCATAATcgctataatataataaataggtaatctTTTCAAAGTTGTTCTGAATTTTTAGGGACATCAGTTCtgttaacataatatattttcaattgttatgtaCAAAACCAAcaaaacttaataatatatgtagtaaGGTTTATTTAGAAAGTCCTAAATCTCTTacaaattggctacttgactgttttttgtaaataatgtcaaacgatcttgattttccaaacacaaagatcagatatcagagttaaagtctgacgctcgtactcgacgattgaaacgcctctaacaaaatgataaggtgatgtgacgtcacatcatataagtctgtcctaaatgtatggaagatcaaggaaattgccattttgatcctgaaatattgcgtttatgtgtatagttgtcatacaatttatttttcaataaaatgtaaggaatcgaatggtaccgtTTTCTTATCTATTTTCGAAagacaaacaaaatattttttttgacttttcggagccttgtatttttttataatctcaatataatttttttaaattccacttttttataatggatggctcgttttctatccatttaactaaattttgttataatatttaacatgtgtcaagtccccaattaaaaataaaacgaaaatcaCTCATAAAATCCTCATTATCAAGAATACATTTATAACCAACATTTATATAAGTTATCTACTCGAACGAAGTgttcatattttaattactttttaattaaaatgttaacACTTTAAAGCAAAATACGTAcccatattttacaaaattagtCCAAAGTTCAGTCATCCTGTCTACAATAAGCATATCTTCATCCCGTACCCGGTCTTTCATGTaagaaatatcaaataaatatccCAGCTCATCTGCGTGAGCAGCACCACCTTCTGTTTTTGGTATTTTCACTAGATCCTTATAATAATTTCTGTTACCAGAAAATGAAAACATATAAAAGTACGTGTTGTTTACGCCACTTTCCAGATATTTTCTAACAGTTCTGAATATTGGACTGTGAAAAACAAAATCGgcataaacatttatttcaggtctTCTATTATCTGCACTTTGAACATCATCACCATAATAAAACAATCGGACAATCTTTTTTATATCATCTGAAagcttaatttcatttttgaattCAAAATAAGTTTCTAACATCTCAGTCACGTAGTCCATACTTTCAAATTCATCCTTTTCTAATATAGTTATCATCGCATAAGCTTCGTCGTTATTAATACCAATTAAGCCGTCGACATCTCTACGAGTAACTGTGTTCATATCATCTGGATATTTCGTTATATAATTATCAGCATTCTCGAACTGCTTTTCAACACACGGTCCAAAAAATACACCAGAATCCCGTGTGGCGGCAATAAGTTCATGTGGCTCTAGTTTATTCAAAAAAGTTAATGCTTCGTTAATATCATTCGTTGTATAATTCAATTGCTTTGCTAATTTTATGGGAGCATATGGATCAGAATCTTTGCTAAGTGAACGAGATATCGCCACGCCACTTTGCATAATCACTCTATTATAAAGTGATTCTTGTAAAAAGTACTGATGCAAATCCACAGACTCAGCACCTGAACTGTTTCCCGTTATAGTGATTTTAGAGTCATCTCCGCCAAAATAtcgtatattttctttaatCCAGCGTAATGCTTGTATTTGATCTTTCAAACCCTGATTCCCTGGTACTTTAAATGTGTTTAGACACATAAAACCGTAAGGACCAACGCGATAGttgaaagtaataaaaataacgtCATGTCTGACCAAGAAGCGTGGTCCGTAGATGTGTCTGCCTGCAAATCCAA
Above is a genomic segment from Cydia pomonella isolate Wapato2018A chromosome 4, ilCydPomo1, whole genome shotgun sequence containing:
- the LOC133517369 gene encoding esterase B1-like, with product MNNKNCPRAFQVMLSLGTTLRYRPVQSVTIGKLIRNNMYIARNMFPEVQVIGAAFLYYLLIAQQLSQASVPEIPKGPVLPRPIVHTPVGSYRGLQAQDGDYSLFLGIPYARVDPDNVFGPAFPHKFEGIFEADDDTSRCPQIEEFNHTITGTLDCLHVNIHVPNSAGIDNLLPVMIHIYGGIFEFGFAGRHIYGPRFLVRHDVIFITFNYRVGPYGFMCLNTFKVPGNQGLKDQIQALRWIKENIRYFGGDDSKITITGNSSGAESVDLHQYFLQESLYNRVIMQSGVAISRSLSKDSDPYAPIKLAKQLNYTTNDINEALTFLNKLEPHELIAATRDSGVFFGPCVEKQFENADNYITKYPDDMNTVTRRDVDGLIGINNDEAYAMITILEKDEFESMDYVTEMLETYFEFKNEIKLSDDIKKIVRLFYYGDDVQSADNRRPEINVYADFVFHSPIFRTVRKYLESGVNNTYFYMFSFSGNRNYYKDLVKIPKTEGGAAHADELGYLFDISYMKDRVRDEDMLIVDRMTELWTNFVKYGNPTPKPSTLIPLQWPRVSRDKLPYLEINTELRLGSRPMHERMTFLDLLYKDIGDYQRAISKN